The Burkholderiales bacterium genome includes a window with the following:
- a CDS encoding VacJ family lipoprotein, whose amino-acid sequence MTIPSRIGRAGAALVLAAALAGCATLPDGSEANKADPFEPMNRAMYAIHEPIDQHAFRPLAQAWVDYVPSPVQAAVRTFFGNIDDGFSALNGLLQGKWEKAGNDLGRLTVNVWGFGFIDIATDAGIPKGEEDFGQTFGYWGFPQGPYLFVPIIGPTTFRDGTGLVIRAYMSPIYYAVSDVPLRNVLYFIGALDLRVQALDASAMIDKAAIDRYTFIRRSYLQRREYLVWDGNPPKREDDE is encoded by the coding sequence GTGACGATACCGTCACGCATCGGCCGCGCCGGCGCGGCGCTCGTGCTCGCGGCGGCGCTCGCCGGCTGCGCGACGCTGCCGGACGGCAGCGAGGCGAACAAGGCCGACCCGTTCGAGCCGATGAATCGGGCGATGTACGCGATCCACGAGCCGATCGACCAGCACGCGTTCCGCCCGCTCGCGCAGGCCTGGGTCGACTACGTGCCGTCGCCGGTGCAGGCGGCGGTGCGCACGTTCTTCGGCAACATCGACGACGGCTTCTCGGCGCTGAACGGCCTCTTGCAGGGCAAGTGGGAGAAGGCCGGCAACGATCTCGGGCGCCTGACCGTCAACGTGTGGGGCTTCGGGTTCATCGACATCGCGACCGACGCCGGCATTCCGAAGGGCGAGGAGGACTTCGGCCAGACCTTCGGCTACTGGGGCTTCCCGCAGGGCCCGTACCTGTTCGTGCCGATCATCGGGCCGACGACCTTCCGCGACGGGACCGGGCTCGTCATCCGCGCCTACATGTCGCCGATCTACTACGCGGTCAGCGACGTGCCGCTGCGGAACGTCCTGTACTTCATCGGCGCGCTCGACCTGCGCGTGCAGGCGCTCGATGCGTCCGCGATGATCGACAAGGCCGCGATCGACCGCTACACGTTCATCCGGCGCTCGTACCTGCAGCGCCGCGAGTACCTGGTCTGGGACGGCAATCCGCCGAAACGGGAGGACGACGAATGA
- a CDS encoding ABC transporter substrate-binding protein, producing the protein MIRGFDRGRRGIVLASLVALVAGPAYAQEAPDALVKRVSQEVLQIIKTDPKVQDGDQARIREVVETKLLQHFDFPRMTALAMGRNWRKASPDQQKRLADEFRSLLVRTYSGALVQYRNQTIDYKPLRADAGATDVTVRTEVVRSGQAPVPIDYSMAKGPDGWRAYDVIIGGVSLVTNYRDEFNEQVRSGGVDGLIASLAARNKGGAAK; encoded by the coding sequence ATGATTCGCGGATTCGACCGGGGACGCCGCGGGATCGTCCTCGCCTCGCTCGTGGCGCTCGTCGCCGGCCCCGCGTACGCGCAGGAGGCGCCCGACGCGCTCGTGAAGCGCGTGTCGCAGGAGGTGCTGCAGATCATCAAGACCGACCCGAAGGTCCAGGACGGCGACCAGGCGCGCATCCGCGAGGTGGTCGAGACGAAGCTCCTGCAGCACTTCGACTTCCCGCGGATGACCGCGCTGGCGATGGGCCGCAACTGGCGCAAGGCGTCGCCGGACCAGCAGAAGCGCCTCGCCGACGAGTTCCGTTCGCTGCTGGTGCGCACCTACTCCGGCGCGCTGGTGCAGTACCGCAACCAGACGATCGACTACAAGCCGCTCCGCGCGGATGCGGGCGCGACCGACGTCACGGTGCGAACCGAGGTGGTGCGTTCCGGCCAGGCGCCGGTGCCGATCGACTACAGCATGGCGAAGGGCCCGGACGGCTGGCGCGCCTACGACGTCATCATCGGCGGCGTGTCGCTCGTCACCAACTACCGCGACGAGTTCAACGAACAGGTCCGCTCGGGCGGCGTCGACGGCCTGATCGCGTCGCTCGCAGCGCGCAACAAGGGCGGCGCGGCCAAGTGA
- a CDS encoding STAS domain-containing protein, with amino-acid sequence MTFDNATTVLDAARALPLPSDGQVDLSGLGHADSAALAVLLALRRRAVAEGAALAFVSMPPLLASLARVYGVDELIGA; translated from the coding sequence ATCACCTTCGACAACGCCACGACGGTGCTCGACGCGGCGCGTGCGCTCCCGCTGCCGTCCGACGGGCAGGTCGACCTCTCGGGACTCGGTCACGCCGACTCCGCGGCACTCGCCGTGCTGCTCGCGCTGCGGCGCCGCGCCGTCGCGGAAGGGGCCGCGCTGGCGTTCGTGTCGATGCCGCCGCTGCTCGCGTCGCTCGCGCGCGTCTACGGGGTCGACGAACTGATCGGCGCGTGA
- a CDS encoding ABC transporter ATP-binding protein: MTAAVDIVALARRFGPVQALDGVDLAVAQGEFFGLLGPNGAGKTTLISILAGLVRADAGYARVMGHDVVADYREARRALGVVPQELVFDPFFSVRETLRIQSGYFGLARNDDWIDEILHHLDLTEKADANMRSLSGGMKRRVLVGQALVHRPPVIVLDEPTAGVDVELRRNLWTFVRRLNADGHTVILTTHYLEEAEALCGRIAMLKAGRVVALDTTQALLSRNAGLTVRLVARDLPDAWKPRLLRRTGDTWHLGIERPAELESLLSAMRLAGIPVQELTLDEADLEQVFLRIMQSGPAPAAPVAHGNRPGMPTSADEVSW; encoded by the coding sequence GTGACCGCGGCCGTCGACATCGTCGCTCTCGCGCGCCGGTTCGGGCCGGTCCAGGCGCTCGACGGCGTCGACCTCGCGGTCGCGCAGGGCGAGTTCTTCGGCCTCCTCGGCCCGAACGGCGCCGGCAAGACGACGCTGATCTCGATCCTCGCGGGGCTGGTGCGCGCGGACGCCGGGTACGCGCGCGTCATGGGCCACGACGTCGTCGCCGACTACCGCGAGGCACGCCGGGCGCTCGGCGTCGTGCCGCAGGAGCTCGTGTTCGATCCGTTCTTCTCGGTGCGCGAGACGCTGCGCATCCAGTCCGGTTACTTCGGGCTCGCGCGGAACGACGACTGGATCGACGAGATCCTGCACCACCTCGACCTCACCGAGAAGGCGGACGCGAACATGCGCTCGCTCTCCGGCGGCATGAAGCGCCGCGTGCTGGTCGGGCAGGCGCTGGTGCACCGTCCGCCGGTCATCGTGCTCGACGAGCCGACGGCGGGCGTCGACGTCGAGTTGCGCCGGAACCTGTGGACCTTCGTCCGCCGGCTCAACGCCGACGGCCACACGGTGATCCTCACGACGCACTATCTCGAGGAGGCCGAGGCGCTGTGCGGGCGCATCGCGATGCTGAAGGCCGGGCGCGTGGTCGCGCTCGACACGACGCAGGCGCTGCTGTCGCGCAACGCGGGGCTCACCGTTCGCCTCGTCGCGCGCGACCTGCCCGACGCCTGGAAGCCGAGGCTCCTCCGCCGCACCGGCGACACCTGGCACCTCGGCATCGAACGCCCCGCCGAACTCGAGTCGCTGCTCTCGGCGATGCGGCTCGCCGGCATCCCCGTCCAGGAACTCACGCTCGACGAGGCGGACCTCGAACAGGTGTTCCTGCGCATCATGCAGTCGGGTCCCGCCCCGGCGGCGCCCGTGGCGCATGGAAACCGGCCCGGGATGCCCACGAGCGCCGATGAGGTGTCGTGGTGA
- a CDS encoding ABC transporter permease, giving the protein MPTGVGAWTLFRKEVLRFWKVSFQTIAAPILTALLYLLIFSHVLESHVAVFDGRVRYTEFLVPGLVMMSVLQNAFANTSSSLIQSKVTGNLVFVLLAPLSPQGLFTAYVAGAMVRGLAVGLGVFVVTLAFAPALMFPAHPGWVVVFALLGSAILGTLGLLAGIWADKFDQLAAFQNFIVVPLTFLSGVFYSIHSLPPAWQAASQFNPFFYMIDGFRYGFFGLSDSPPLASLAIVAGFAFALAGAALALIGRGWKLRP; this is encoded by the coding sequence ATGCCGACTGGCGTCGGCGCTTGGACGCTGTTCCGCAAGGAGGTCCTGCGCTTCTGGAAGGTGAGCTTCCAGACCATCGCCGCGCCGATCCTGACGGCGCTCCTGTACCTCCTGATCTTCTCGCACGTGCTGGAGTCCCACGTCGCGGTGTTCGACGGGCGGGTCCGCTACACCGAGTTCCTCGTGCCCGGACTCGTGATGATGTCGGTGCTGCAGAACGCCTTCGCCAACACGTCGTCGTCGCTCATCCAGTCGAAGGTCACCGGGAACCTCGTGTTCGTGCTGCTGGCCCCGTTGAGTCCGCAGGGACTGTTCACCGCGTACGTCGCCGGCGCGATGGTGCGCGGCCTCGCCGTCGGGCTCGGCGTGTTCGTCGTGACGCTCGCGTTCGCGCCGGCGCTCATGTTCCCGGCGCATCCCGGCTGGGTCGTCGTCTTCGCGCTCCTCGGCAGCGCGATCCTCGGGACGCTCGGGCTCCTCGCCGGCATCTGGGCCGACAAGTTCGACCAGCTCGCGGCGTTCCAGAACTTCATCGTCGTGCCGCTCACCTTCCTGTCCGGCGTGTTCTACTCGATCCACTCGCTGCCGCCGGCCTGGCAGGCAGCGTCGCAGTTCAACCCGTTCTTCTACATGATCGACGGCTTCCGCTACGGCTTCTTCGGCCTCTCCGACTCGCCGCCGCTCGCGAGCCTCGCGATCGTCGCGGGATTCGCGTTCGCGCTGGCGGGCGCGGCGCTCGCGCTGATCGGCCGCGGCTGGAAGCTCCGTCCCTGA
- a CDS encoding BolA/IbaG family iron-sulfur metabolism protein produces MVTPESIRASIAAGFACEHLDVEGDDGHHFAALVVSAAFEGLPRVQRHQRVYAALGERMREEIHALSMTTLTPAEWEARRPREAGAP; encoded by the coding sequence ATGGTCACTCCCGAATCGATCCGTGCCTCGATCGCCGCCGGCTTCGCCTGCGAACACCTCGACGTGGAAGGCGACGACGGGCACCACTTCGCCGCGCTGGTGGTCTCCGCCGCGTTCGAGGGTTTGCCCCGCGTGCAGCGCCACCAGCGCGTCTACGCCGCGCTCGGCGAGCGGATGCGCGAGGAGATCCACGCGCTGTCGATGACGACGCTCACCCCCGCCGAGTGGGAGGCGCGCCGCCCGCGCGAGGCCGGCGCGCCATGA